Part of the bacterium genome, AGCGGCTGGGGTTCGACACCCTCTGGTACCCTCACGACATGTTTCGCCTGAACTCGTGGGTGCTGAACTCGGCCGTCGCCCAGACGACCTCCCGGATCGAACTGTTCTGCCGCACCAATGTCTATACTACCGATCCGGCCGAGATCGCGACCTATATCGCGACTCTCGACGACATCGCCCAGGGACGGGCAAGCGTGTCCATCGGGCTGCACAACACCGACACCATCACGTGGGTCGGGATGCAGGGGAGCGACGTTCTGCAGCGGGTGCGGGAAGCGACCGACATCGTCCGGCGGTTGCTGCGCGGCGAGGTGGTGGCGTACGGCGGGCAGATCTACCGGTGGACCGAGAAGGCATACCTGCGCGTCAAGCCGCACCGGGCCGACGTGCCGATTCTGATCTGCCCGGTGGGGGAGGCGGCTTTGGAACTAAGCGGCGAGATCGGGGACGGGACGCTGCCGATGGTTACCCCACCGGCATCGGCCTCACTCATTATGGAGCCGATTCAGCGGGGGCTCCGGCGGTCGCAGACCCCCGGCCGGCGCTTCGATGCGTGCGCGTTCGTGTGGATGGCGATCTCCGAGGACCGGGACGAGGCGCGCAACATGCTCGCGGATGTGGTCGCCTATTTCGGCACCTACCTGGACCCCCGGGCG contains:
- a CDS encoding LLM class flavin-dependent oxidoreductase, with product MGTKYVKFGVRLLDDLGGVRDLVALAQLAERLGFDTLWYPHDMFRLNSWVLNSAVAQTTSRIELFCRTNVYTTDPAEIATYIATLDDIAQGRASVSIGLHNTDTITWVGMQGSDVLQRVREATDIVRRLLRGEVVAYGGQIYRWTEKAYLRVKPHRADVPILICPVGEAALELSGEIGDGTLPMVTPPASASLIMEPIQRGLRRSQTPGRRFDACAFVWMAISEDRDEARNMLADVVAYFGTYLDPRA